The genomic window AAACGGGGAGAGTCATTATGCTGGAATCAATAATTAATCTGGTATCGAGTGGCGCAGTTGACAGCCACACACCGCAAACTGCCGTTGCTGCCGTGCTGTGTGCCG from Desulfonatronum sp. SC1 includes these protein-coding regions:
- a CDS encoding YshB family small membrane protein — encoded protein: MLESIINLVSSGAVDSHTPQTAVAAVLCAAMIGLFS